A single Aminobacterium mobile DSM 12262 DNA region contains:
- a CDS encoding ABC transporter permease produces the protein MFSYITRKILYTIPVVWGVITAVFLLINVVPGDPAMIMMGQRGDPETLAKIRADLGLDLPLHVQYVRFISQVCKGDLGTSYRTNEKVFDAIVNRLGATAKLAVGALIVGTTIGILAGIVSAVKQYSVFDYSAMFVAIAGVSAPVFWIGLLLLFVFAYTLGWIPGAGYGDGSLKYLILPMITLGIRPAALTARLTRSCMLEVLSQDYIRTARAKGLGRNIVIMKHALKNAMIPIITIIGTQIASLLSGAVLTETIFAWPGIGRLSVDALIARDFPMIRGTVIFMAIIFLIANLIVDISYGFFDPRIRYD, from the coding sequence GTGTTTTCTTACATCACGAGGAAAATTCTCTACACTATTCCTGTTGTGTGGGGCGTTATAACTGCTGTTTTTCTCCTCATTAATGTAGTACCCGGAGACCCCGCCATGATTATGATGGGGCAACGTGGCGATCCAGAAACCCTTGCAAAAATACGAGCGGATTTAGGCCTTGATCTCCCGCTCCACGTCCAGTATGTCCGCTTTATTTCTCAAGTATGCAAAGGAGACCTTGGAACATCCTATCGAACAAACGAAAAAGTGTTCGATGCTATTGTAAATCGCCTTGGGGCCACTGCTAAATTAGCTGTCGGAGCTCTTATTGTAGGAACTACTATCGGCATTTTAGCCGGTATTGTCTCAGCAGTAAAACAATATTCTGTTTTTGATTACTCGGCTATGTTTGTTGCCATAGCAGGAGTCAGCGCGCCAGTATTCTGGATTGGTCTCCTGTTATTATTTGTTTTTGCATATACTCTTGGATGGATCCCTGGAGCGGGATATGGAGATGGCTCTTTAAAATATCTCATACTTCCCATGATCACATTAGGCATCCGGCCTGCCGCATTAACAGCCAGGCTTACCCGATCCTGTATGCTTGAAGTCCTCAGTCAAGATTATATCCGAACTGCCCGCGCTAAGGGGTTAGGCAGAAACATAGTCATTATGAAACACGCCCTCAAAAATGCCATGATCCCTATCATCACTATTATTGGAACTCAAATAGCATCTCTTCTCTCTGGCGCTGTTCTGACAGAAACAATCTTCGCATGGCCAGGCATTGGACGACTTTCTGTAGATGCCCTTATAGCAAGGGATTTCCCCATGATTCGTGGAACCGTTATCTTCATGGCGATCATCTTCCTCATCGCCAACCTCATCGTCGACATTTCATACGGTTTCTTCGATCCACGAATCCGTTACGACTAA
- a CDS encoding ABC transporter permease, whose amino-acid sequence MAEKITTGNLWYEAWIRFRRNKLAMIGLFMVISLLIVAIFAPLIAPHDPIKQLVWTEGIKAKLASPSAEHWMGTDLYGRDILSRIIYGARISLQIGIFATIVSLLLGVTLGALAGYFGGYIDDIISWLINVVFAFPFFLFVLAVVAVFKNPGMIVIFISIGIVSWVPIARVARAQFISLREREYVEATKALGLPTSRIIFRHILPNAIAPIIVQATLGMGGVITTEAGLAFLGFGAQPPTPSWGLMISEGQRYLTTGQWWWAIFPGLAIMYTVLAFNFVGDGLRDALDVRLKR is encoded by the coding sequence ATGGCAGAAAAAATCACTACTGGTAACCTATGGTACGAGGCTTGGATTCGTTTCCGTCGCAACAAGTTGGCTATGATAGGCCTTTTTATGGTTATCAGCTTGCTTATTGTAGCTATTTTTGCGCCTCTCATAGCTCCTCATGACCCTATTAAACAGCTCGTCTGGACAGAAGGGATCAAAGCAAAACTTGCCTCTCCTTCTGCAGAACACTGGATGGGCACAGATCTTTACGGGCGGGACATTTTAAGCCGAATTATTTATGGGGCCAGAATATCGTTGCAGATTGGAATTTTTGCTACCATCGTGTCCCTCCTTTTAGGCGTTACTCTTGGTGCCTTGGCAGGATATTTTGGCGGGTATATAGATGACATCATTTCATGGCTTATTAACGTCGTCTTCGCTTTCCCCTTCTTCCTCTTCGTTCTTGCCGTCGTAGCTGTTTTTAAAAATCCTGGGATGATCGTCATCTTTATCTCTATTGGTATAGTTTCATGGGTTCCTATTGCCCGTGTAGCCAGAGCTCAGTTTATTTCTCTTCGAGAAAGAGAATATGTTGAGGCGACAAAAGCCCTTGGATTGCCTACTTCAAGAATCATTTTTCGTCACATTCTTCCCAATGCCATCGCTCCTATCATCGTACAGGCCACATTGGGGATGGGCGGAGTTATTACTACCGAAGCCGGTTTGGCCTTCCTCGGCTTTGGCGCACAACCACCTACGCCAAGCTGGGGACTTATGATATCTGAAGGCCAGCGATATTTGACCACTGGGCAATGGTGGTGGGCAATATTCCCCGGATTAGCGATTATGTACACCGTTCTCGCTTTTAACTTCGTAGGTGATGGTCTTCGCGACGCTCTTGATGTACGGTTGAAAAGGTAG
- a CDS encoding YitT family protein, with protein sequence MKFFSLLKKTLFHLGSALRSEWQTFAAVIVGNVLMALAVVIFIMPNRFPDLGVSGLAVLSNYVWGISPSWVILIGNAILMLWAWRELSPRFVIWTLFSIILFSFLIKVFEFIPFLNLNDKFMAAVVSGVIKGFGAGLILRMGASTGGLDIPGMALRKRYGIEMGQFSISCNSVILLLSAFVVGIQSTIYGVVALYIYGIVLDNTTRSFDRRKQVFVITNHPHEVSGFITGSLHRGVTLLHGEGGFSGKERIVLLALLEPRQVVALKRFLAENDPHAFMSINEASEVVGKGFKSWKSL encoded by the coding sequence TTGAAATTCTTTTCTTTGTTAAAAAAAACTCTTTTTCATCTCGGTTCTGCTCTTCGCTCAGAGTGGCAGACTTTTGCTGCTGTTATTGTGGGCAATGTTCTCATGGCCCTTGCAGTGGTTATTTTTATTATGCCTAATCGATTCCCTGACCTGGGAGTTTCAGGGCTTGCAGTACTCTCTAATTATGTATGGGGTATCTCACCATCCTGGGTTATTCTTATAGGCAATGCCATATTGATGCTCTGGGCCTGGCGAGAGCTCTCGCCTCGATTTGTAATTTGGACGTTGTTTTCAATTATTCTTTTTTCTTTCTTAATCAAAGTCTTTGAGTTTATTCCATTCCTTAATCTCAATGATAAATTTATGGCGGCAGTTGTTAGCGGAGTCATAAAGGGATTTGGGGCGGGCCTAATTCTTAGAATGGGGGCATCTACAGGAGGGCTCGACATACCTGGTATGGCCCTTCGTAAACGTTATGGCATAGAGATGGGGCAATTTTCCATATCGTGTAATTCTGTGATACTGCTTCTTTCCGCCTTTGTTGTGGGAATTCAGTCTACTATTTATGGCGTCGTTGCTCTCTATATATATGGGATCGTTCTCGACAATACAACCCGTTCCTTTGACAGGCGGAAGCAAGTGTTTGTTATTACGAATCATCCCCATGAAGTGTCAGGGTTTATTACGGGAAGCCTCCATCGGGGAGTAACTCTTCTTCATGGAGAGGGAGGGTTTTCTGGGAAGGAACGAATTGTCCTCTTGGCCCTTTTAGAGCCTCGACAAGTTGTGGCTCTAAAACGTTTCCTCGCAGAGAACGATCCCCATGCTTTTATGTCTATTAACGAGGCCTCCGAAGTAGTTGGGAAAGGATTCAAGAGCTGGAAGTCTCTATAG
- a CDS encoding ABC transporter ATP-binding protein — MNKNDQDFLRVEGLKKYFPIKKGIFKKTVGYVKAVDGVSFTIKRGETLGLVGESGCGKSTTGRTIMHLLTPTAGSVYFKGRDVGETLKENPAEIRKNIQIIFQDPYGSLNPRMTVQEIVGEAVKFYGIATGKKELDTYITNIIVKAGLLPEHRFRYPHEFSGGQRQRIGIARALALAPEFIVCDEPVSALDVSIQSQVLNELMDLKEEFGLTYLFITHDLSVVKFISDRIAIMYLGTIVELGGKEEIFRHPMHPYTKALLSSIPLPDPEQRGIRIPLEGDIPSPANPPKGCRFHTRCPYVMERCSQETPELRDRGDEHYTACFLQEK, encoded by the coding sequence ATGAATAAAAACGATCAGGACTTTCTCAGGGTCGAAGGGCTCAAAAAATATTTTCCTATAAAGAAAGGAATATTCAAAAAAACCGTTGGCTACGTAAAAGCTGTGGATGGCGTGTCCTTCACTATAAAAAGAGGGGAAACTCTTGGATTAGTAGGAGAGTCCGGATGTGGCAAATCTACAACAGGCCGGACTATTATGCATCTTCTCACTCCCACAGCCGGATCTGTTTATTTCAAGGGAAGGGACGTGGGGGAAACTCTGAAGGAAAATCCTGCGGAGATTCGGAAAAATATCCAGATTATCTTTCAAGACCCTTATGGGAGTCTCAATCCCCGTATGACAGTGCAAGAAATAGTAGGAGAAGCCGTAAAATTTTACGGCATTGCCACGGGAAAAAAAGAGCTGGATACCTACATTACAAACATTATTGTGAAAGCTGGGCTTCTTCCGGAGCACCGCTTCCGCTATCCCCACGAGTTCTCAGGGGGGCAGAGACAGAGAATAGGCATCGCCAGGGCCCTAGCCTTAGCCCCAGAGTTTATAGTTTGCGACGAGCCTGTAAGTGCTTTGGACGTCTCTATACAGAGCCAGGTTCTCAACGAGCTTATGGATCTGAAAGAAGAGTTCGGCCTCACATATCTTTTTATTACCCATGACCTCTCTGTGGTGAAATTTATTTCCGACAGAATTGCTATTATGTATCTTGGCACTATAGTGGAGTTAGGGGGAAAAGAAGAGATATTCAGGCATCCCATGCATCCCTATACAAAAGCCCTTCTTTCATCTATCCCTCTCCCCGACCCCGAGCAACGAGGAATCCGAATTCCCCTGGAAGGAGATATTCCTTCTCCCGCCAATCCTCCAAAAGGCTGCCGCTTCCATACCCGTTGCCCATATGTCATGGAGCGCTGTTCTCAAGAAACTCCCGAGCTTAGAGATCGTGGAGATGAGCATTACACTGCCTGTTTCCTCCAAGAAAAATAA
- a CDS encoding dipeptidase, with product MTDGSNVTLSYYEKAQELHEKHMVVDAHFDLLPLVLGKRLKGETHVIERDYLPSLRAGGVNLVISSLFVPNEYLPEMGLRRALDLVSVLHAEMEESPGLFSLCRNTQEIRHAKEKGELGILLSFEGLEPIGNDLALLRIFYELGVRGIGITWSRRNFAADGCFFNPVEEGRKGGLTEFGVKVVREATRLGMYFDISHLNDEGMEDLFSLYQGPIMASHSNCRSLMPSMRNLTDDLIGKLARSGGVMGMNVCSTFVGDPDVKKLDEKDLANHVDHIRSLVGVDHVGFGFDFCDEMRDFTKPGPHRNYDCIKGHHHSIEFTAELLSRGYSEDEVIKVIGGNFISFLEKTIG from the coding sequence ATGACCGATGGAAGCAATGTAACTCTTTCTTATTACGAAAAGGCTCAGGAACTTCATGAAAAGCACATGGTTGTGGATGCTCATTTCGATCTTTTACCATTGGTGTTAGGGAAACGGTTGAAAGGAGAGACTCACGTTATTGAACGGGATTATCTTCCTTCTTTGAGGGCAGGGGGAGTCAACCTTGTCATTTCGTCTCTTTTCGTCCCTAACGAGTACTTGCCTGAAATGGGATTGCGCCGAGCCTTGGATTTAGTGAGCGTACTTCACGCAGAAATGGAGGAAAGCCCAGGCCTCTTTTCTTTGTGTAGGAATACCCAGGAGATACGCCATGCCAAAGAAAAAGGGGAACTTGGAATTCTCCTCTCCTTTGAGGGACTTGAACCTATAGGAAATGATCTCGCTTTGCTTCGTATCTTTTATGAGTTGGGAGTGCGAGGGATTGGAATTACATGGAGCCGTCGGAACTTTGCCGCAGATGGTTGTTTTTTTAATCCGGTAGAGGAAGGGCGAAAGGGTGGGCTAACAGAATTTGGCGTTAAAGTTGTACGAGAAGCCACCCGCCTGGGTATGTATTTTGACATAAGCCACCTTAATGATGAAGGAATGGAAGATCTGTTTAGTTTGTATCAGGGACCAATCATGGCTTCTCATTCTAACTGTAGATCGTTAATGCCCTCTATGAGAAATCTCACAGATGATTTAATTGGCAAATTGGCACGAAGTGGTGGAGTTATGGGTATGAATGTTTGTAGTACTTTTGTAGGGGATCCGGATGTAAAAAAGCTGGACGAGAAAGATCTGGCCAATCATGTAGATCATATCCGGAGTTTAGTGGGAGTAGATCATGTAGGTTTTGGTTTCGATTTTTGTGATGAAATGAGAGATTTTACCAAGCCGGGACCTCATCGAAATTATGATTGTATTAAAGGGCACCATCATTCTATAGAATTTACAGCAGAGCTTCTATCGAGAGGGTATAGTGAGGATGAAGTAATAAAAGTTATAGGCGGAAATTTCATAAGTTTTTTAGAAAAGACGATAGGATAA
- a CDS encoding ABC transporter ATP-binding protein has protein sequence MALLEVKNLKTYFDTDAGTVKAVDGVSFSVESGETLGIVGESGCGKSVTSLSIMGLLPRPAGRIAGGRIIFDGKDLTTLSEEEMQKIRGNDISMIFQEPMTSLNPVFTIGEQIMEPLRLHQNMDNKAAFEKAVELLELVSIPSARQRMTEYPHQLSGGMRQRAMIAMALACNPSLLIADEPTTALDVTVQAQILDLMNELKKKMNSAIIFITHDLGVIAQMAQNVVVMYAGKVVERAPVVPLFKKPQHPYTRGLLHSIPHLNTQAKRLDVIPGVVPSPLNFPSGCKFHNRCSECFDRCTTEEPPLYLLSNNRAIRCWLYEDHPEKVGVENE, from the coding sequence ATGGCATTGCTAGAAGTCAAAAACCTTAAAACATATTTCGATACAGATGCTGGAACAGTGAAGGCAGTCGATGGCGTCTCCTTTTCAGTAGAATCTGGCGAGACTCTAGGAATAGTGGGAGAATCCGGATGTGGAAAATCAGTTACATCCCTCTCTATTATGGGGCTTTTGCCACGCCCAGCTGGTCGAATAGCTGGAGGCAGGATCATTTTTGACGGGAAAGATCTCACTACATTATCGGAAGAAGAGATGCAAAAAATTCGAGGGAATGACATCTCCATGATTTTCCAAGAGCCTATGACGAGTCTCAATCCTGTCTTTACTATTGGTGAGCAGATTATGGAACCTCTTCGGCTTCACCAAAACATGGATAATAAGGCGGCTTTCGAAAAAGCAGTGGAACTTTTGGAGTTGGTAAGTATTCCATCCGCTCGTCAAAGAATGACAGAGTATCCTCATCAGCTTTCTGGAGGAATGCGACAGAGGGCCATGATAGCCATGGCGCTAGCATGCAACCCATCCCTTCTCATTGCCGACGAACCAACTACAGCTCTTGACGTAACCGTTCAAGCTCAAATTCTTGATCTCATGAACGAACTCAAGAAAAAAATGAATTCGGCTATTATTTTTATTACACATGACCTCGGTGTCATAGCCCAAATGGCGCAGAATGTAGTTGTTATGTATGCAGGGAAAGTTGTGGAGAGAGCACCAGTCGTCCCTCTTTTTAAAAAACCTCAGCATCCCTACACCCGTGGCCTCCTTCACTCTATCCCTCATCTCAATACACAGGCAAAACGACTTGATGTTATACCTGGCGTTGTTCCAAGCCCGTTGAATTTCCCTTCTGGCTGTAAATTTCACAATCGCTGCTCCGAATGTTTCGATCGATGCACTACAGAGGAACCGCCCCTTTATCTTCTTTCCAATAATCGAGCTATTCGATGCTGGCTCTATGAAGATCACCCCGAGAAGGTAGGTGTGGAAAATGAATAA
- the gyrB gene encoding DNA topoisomerase (ATP-hydrolyzing) subunit B, whose product MTTPAKQYTAKDIQVLEGLQAVRKRPGMYIGDTGPRGLHHLVYEVVDNSIDEAIAGYCDKISVIIYEDESVSVEDNGRGIPTDPHPSSGRPASEVVLTVLHAGGKFDNQAYKVSGGLHGVGVSVVNALSQWLEITIYRNDVARKQRFEKGIPVTDLSEGTPTTKRGTLVCFHPDPTIFDEVRFSSEVLAGRLREMAFLNPGLRITLEDRRSGKTIDFHYEGGIKTFIEYLNKGKTPLHPEPVVIQGEKDGASVEVGIQYNDGYLERIYAFTNMIHTIEGGTHVSGFRAALTRAINEVARRTKMLREKDENLSGEDLKEGLTCVISVKMSDPQFEGQTKTKLGNSEIKGITDSIVYDGLLTYMEEHEDVLKPVVEKALKARQARAAAKKARELVRKTAMTGMNLPGKLADCSSKDPHISEVYIVEGESAGGSAKQGRDRSFQAILPLRGKILNVEKARFDKVLSNNEIRTIIQALGCGIGDDFDYEKLRYNKVIIMTDADVDGAHISTLLLTFFFRYMPDLIEKGHLYLAQPPLYRVQQGKKVTYCFSDKELRQTVDSSSDPKRVGVQRYKGLGEMNPEQLWETTMDPQNRVLKRIEVEDAMAADEYFSILMGDKVEPRRDFIVANAHEVRNLDV is encoded by the coding sequence ATGACAACACCGGCCAAACAGTACACGGCCAAAGACATACAAGTTCTGGAAGGCCTTCAAGCCGTTCGCAAGCGCCCTGGCATGTACATTGGAGATACGGGGCCTCGGGGCCTCCATCATCTCGTGTACGAGGTCGTTGACAACTCCATAGACGAAGCTATTGCCGGTTACTGCGACAAGATCTCTGTCATTATCTATGAGGATGAGAGTGTCTCGGTTGAAGATAATGGACGGGGAATACCTACAGATCCTCACCCATCTAGCGGTCGTCCAGCATCGGAAGTTGTTCTTACTGTACTTCACGCTGGAGGGAAATTTGATAACCAGGCGTATAAAGTTTCGGGAGGACTTCATGGCGTTGGCGTTTCTGTCGTCAACGCACTGTCTCAGTGGCTTGAAATTACCATATATCGAAATGACGTAGCACGGAAGCAACGCTTTGAGAAAGGGATACCAGTTACAGATTTGTCAGAAGGGACCCCCACTACAAAAAGAGGGACTCTGGTATGTTTTCACCCTGATCCAACTATTTTCGATGAAGTACGATTTTCCAGTGAGGTACTAGCAGGACGTCTTCGGGAAATGGCTTTCTTGAACCCCGGTTTGCGCATAACCCTTGAAGATCGCCGTTCCGGTAAAACCATAGACTTCCACTACGAAGGCGGCATCAAAACCTTCATCGAATATCTTAACAAGGGAAAAACTCCTCTTCATCCAGAACCTGTTGTTATCCAGGGGGAGAAAGATGGAGCCTCTGTAGAAGTAGGTATTCAGTATAATGATGGGTACTTGGAAAGAATCTATGCCTTCACAAATATGATTCATACTATTGAGGGTGGAACTCATGTCTCTGGATTTAGAGCAGCTCTTACCAGAGCCATTAATGAAGTAGCAAGAAGGACCAAAATGCTTCGTGAAAAAGATGAAAACCTTTCTGGTGAAGACTTAAAAGAAGGATTGACTTGCGTTATCTCAGTAAAAATGTCGGACCCTCAATTTGAAGGGCAGACTAAAACAAAGTTAGGGAATAGTGAAATAAAAGGAATCACTGATTCCATTGTCTACGACGGTCTTCTTACATATATGGAAGAACATGAGGACGTACTTAAACCTGTTGTAGAAAAGGCTCTGAAGGCTCGGCAAGCCCGGGCCGCAGCAAAGAAAGCCCGAGAGCTTGTACGTAAAACGGCTATGACAGGCATGAACCTTCCTGGCAAGCTCGCAGACTGTTCCAGCAAAGATCCTCACATCAGTGAAGTCTACATCGTCGAAGGAGAGTCAGCAGGCGGCAGTGCCAAACAGGGACGCGACAGAAGTTTCCAGGCCATTCTTCCATTGCGTGGAAAAATACTCAACGTGGAGAAAGCTCGTTTTGACAAAGTTTTGAGTAACAACGAGATCCGAACTATCATACAGGCATTAGGCTGTGGCATTGGTGATGACTTTGACTATGAAAAGTTACGATACAACAAGGTTATTATCATGACAGATGCTGACGTAGACGGAGCCCATATAAGCACATTGCTTCTCACCTTCTTTTTCCGCTATATGCCAGACCTTATAGAAAAAGGCCATCTCTACTTGGCTCAGCCCCCCCTTTATCGCGTTCAGCAGGGGAAAAAAGTTACCTACTGTTTTAGCGATAAAGAGCTGCGTCAAACTGTGGATTCTTCCTCAGACCCCAAAAGAGTTGGCGTACAGCGTTATAAGGGCTTGGGCGAAATGAATCCTGAACAGCTATGGGAGACCACAATGGACCCTCAAAATCGAGTTCTCAAACGCATCGAGGTTGAAGATGCCATGGCAGCCGATGAATACTTCAGCATTCTTATGGGTGATAAGGTGGAACCGCGGCGAGATTTTATTGTTGCCAATGCCCACGAAGTTCGAAATCTCGACGTTTAA